One genomic segment of Ferrimonas sp. YFM includes these proteins:
- a CDS encoding DASH family cryptochrome translates to MTILVLFEHNLRLDDNPLLARAAQLGGQMLCVSLGDPLGQPGPFGLSRIGRQRQHFLHQARQELHGALTTLGQQLVLIRQPVIPALSRLIERHRVTHLLRERPLASNEQALSRLLARHHPNLQLEHLDGHTLFDLEQLPFDIEQLPSSYSIFRRAMLTIEVKPPLAVPQALPDAPPEVTPWPHIREHRARPFIGGESQGQRQLAHYLDGPAPGHYKETRNDLEGWQNSAKWSPWLAAGCLSPRRIWQALRHYEQSWGANDSTEWLKRELLWREYFQWYALKWGHKLFRLKGIGERRPLTSFYPSRFLQWCQGTTPYPLVNACMHELNETGYLSNRGRQLVASALVNELQLDWRCGAAYFEQQLIDYDVGSNWGNWQYIAGVGADPRGGRHFNLEKQSQMHDPQGRYIHKWRGDCQVALEESHVDWPEETP, encoded by the coding sequence ATGACTATTTTGGTGCTGTTTGAACACAACCTGAGGCTGGACGACAATCCGCTGCTGGCCCGGGCCGCCCAACTCGGCGGTCAGATGCTGTGTGTCTCCCTGGGAGACCCTCTGGGTCAACCCGGCCCCTTTGGCCTGAGCAGGATTGGGCGTCAACGTCAACACTTTCTGCATCAGGCTCGCCAGGAGCTGCATGGGGCATTGACGACACTGGGGCAACAACTGGTGCTGATTCGGCAACCTGTGATTCCCGCCCTGTCCCGGCTGATAGAGCGCCATAGGGTCACGCACCTGCTGAGAGAGCGCCCCCTGGCCAGCAACGAACAGGCACTGAGCCGACTGCTGGCCCGCCATCACCCGAATCTTCAACTGGAACACCTTGATGGCCATACCCTGTTTGATCTGGAGCAGCTCCCCTTCGACATCGAGCAGTTGCCCTCCAGTTACAGCATCTTTCGCCGAGCCATGCTCACCATCGAGGTGAAGCCCCCCCTTGCTGTTCCCCAGGCATTGCCTGACGCACCGCCGGAGGTCACCCCCTGGCCCCACATCCGCGAGCACAGGGCCCGCCCCTTTATTGGCGGCGAATCCCAGGGGCAGAGACAACTGGCACACTACCTGGATGGGCCGGCCCCGGGGCATTACAAGGAGACCCGCAACGATCTGGAGGGGTGGCAGAACTCCGCCAAATGGTCTCCCTGGCTGGCCGCCGGCTGCCTGTCACCCAGGCGCATCTGGCAGGCCCTGCGCCATTACGAACAGAGCTGGGGAGCCAACGACTCCACCGAGTGGCTGAAACGGGAGCTGCTGTGGCGCGAGTATTTCCAGTGGTACGCCCTGAAATGGGGCCACAAACTGTTCCGCCTCAAGGGGATCGGTGAACGGCGGCCACTCACCAGCTTCTACCCCAGCCGATTCCTTCAGTGGTGTCAGGGCACCACTCCCTACCCTCTGGTCAATGCCTGCATGCATGAGCTCAACGAGACCGGCTACCTCTCCAACCGTGGCCGGCAGCTGGTGGCCAGCGCCCTGGTCAATGAGCTGCAACTGGACTGGCGCTGCGGCGCGGCCTACTTCGAGCAGCAACTGATCGATTACGACGTCGGCAGCAACTGGGGTAACTGGCAATACATCGCCGGCGTCGGCGCCGATCCCCGGGGAGGACGCCATTTCAATTTGGAGAAACAGAGTCAGATGCATGACCCACAGGGGCGTTACATCCACAAATGGCGGGGAGACTGTCAGGTGGCGCTGGAGGAGAGTCACGTTGACTGGCCAGAGGAGACACCATGA
- the adk gene encoding adenylate kinase: MRIILLGAPGAGKGTQAQFIMEKYGIPQISTGDMLRAAIKAGTPLGLEAKKVMDAGQLVSDEIIIGLVKERIAQEDCVNGFLLDGFPRTLPQADAMKDAGISVDHVIEFDVADEVIVERMSGRRVHPGSGRVYHVVYNPPKAEGKDDVTGEELVIRADDEEATVRKRLAVYHEQTKPLVSYYSAAAEQGLNKYHKLDGTQAVAAVSGQIAELLA, encoded by the coding sequence ATGCGCATTATCCTGTTGGGAGCGCCGGGCGCCGGAAAGGGAACTCAAGCCCAATTCATTATGGAGAAATATGGGATTCCCCAGATCTCCACCGGTGACATGCTGCGAGCGGCCATCAAGGCTGGTACCCCTCTGGGTCTGGAAGCCAAGAAGGTGATGGACGCAGGTCAACTGGTTTCCGATGAGATCATCATCGGTCTGGTTAAGGAGCGTATTGCACAGGAAGACTGTGTAAACGGCTTCCTGCTGGATGGTTTCCCCCGCACCCTGCCTCAGGCCGACGCCATGAAGGACGCCGGCATCAGCGTGGATCATGTGATTGAGTTCGACGTTGCCGACGAGGTGATCGTAGAGCGCATGAGCGGTCGCCGCGTGCACCCCGGTTCCGGCCGCGTGTACCACGTGGTGTACAACCCGCCCAAGGCGGAAGGCAAGGATGACGTAACCGGCGAAGAGCTGGTGATCCGTGCCGACGACGAAGAAGCCACTGTGCGCAAGCGCCTGGCGGTATACCACGAGCAGACCAAGCCTCTGGTGAGCTACTACAGCGCCGCTGCCGAGCAGGGCCTGAACAAGTACCACAAGCTGGACGGCACCCAGGCCGTGGCCGCAGTGTCCGGTCAGATCGCCGAGCTGCTGGCCTAA
- a CDS encoding DUF3313 domain-containing protein: protein MLLTTILLGCAATPENNGHALFQGFDDFRPGPPGGVDLVWAGKGINSKETFREKLKKYNKIKLDQVWVVVDENYPLDEEQVAELTEYLTQSLLKGLEGRFTQVEEADAQTLRLSLALTNIETPNPILAVTSTLLPVGLGISTLSKVVTGEHTNVGEGTVELLVRDGATGEPLVAAIDRRQGDKDLNNLVDPMAGIKGAIDWWIERLGRTFRESN, encoded by the coding sequence ATGCTATTGACCACAATCCTTCTGGGTTGTGCCGCAACCCCCGAAAATAATGGTCATGCACTGTTCCAGGGGTTCGATGATTTTCGCCCCGGACCGCCAGGTGGCGTCGATCTGGTCTGGGCTGGTAAAGGGATCAATTCAAAGGAAACATTCAGAGAAAAGCTGAAAAAATACAACAAGATCAAGCTTGATCAGGTCTGGGTCGTGGTGGATGAAAACTATCCCCTGGATGAGGAACAAGTGGCCGAATTGACCGAGTATCTGACCCAGTCCCTGCTCAAGGGCCTCGAAGGGCGTTTTACCCAGGTGGAGGAGGCCGATGCCCAGACCCTGAGGCTGAGTCTGGCCCTGACCAACATTGAGACCCCCAACCCCATACTGGCGGTCACCAGCACCCTGCTGCCTGTGGGCCTGGGGATCTCGACCCTGTCCAAGGTAGTCACCGGGGAACACACCAATGTGGGCGAGGGCACGGTGGAGTTGCTGGTGCGAGACGGAGCCACCGGAGAGCCCCTGGTGGCGGCCATCGATCGGCGTCAGGGGGACAAGGATCTGAACAATTTGGTGGACCCCATGGCCGGGATCAAGGGAGCCATCGACTGGTGGATCGAAAGATTGGGCCGAACCTTTCGGGAAAGTAACTGA
- a CDS encoding methyl-accepting chemotaxis protein, with protein sequence MKEVAFRWVDKWLIHLNLREKFYLLFLLPLITLLFAGWVLTHQSNQSQKLDSLQQQQLVSKLLNAGSIPADQARTLLQQSGLKVEGQGNNYQVVAPSDSGLLSQVAGWQWTLLGALLLLSLMTSYYIMTFIGGAMFSTYKALNNLADGDLVQRLNYFPVRDEFSLLAITIDKVTEREQQLVLEMKNAASLLTSIGNELAAMSQQSEVLAEDQQSQIDGLAGASVEMEASIREVAAHSEDSSTLTQDAAQASNQGQQKVDQTRGAIASLAREIEQAQRAVTDLDASTVEIGKVLTTINAISEQTNLLALNAAIEAARAGEQGRGFAVVADEVRTLASSTQQATVEIQGMVEGLQNHSKGLLQVTESTVSNAHQSQELMSAVHGEIEQISGLNVTISDRSAEIAAAATQQGSVAAEIAASLERVRAQSHEVVGMIRDSASNVERIAQQATVIEGLVKDLKA encoded by the coding sequence ATGAAAGAAGTTGCCTTCCGTTGGGTGGATAAATGGCTTATCCACCTGAACCTGAGAGAGAAATTTTACCTCCTGTTCCTGCTTCCCCTGATTACCCTGTTGTTTGCCGGCTGGGTCCTGACCCACCAATCCAACCAGTCACAGAAACTGGATAGCCTGCAACAACAACAACTGGTGTCCAAACTGCTGAATGCGGGCTCCATCCCTGCCGACCAGGCCCGGACTCTGCTGCAACAGAGTGGTCTGAAGGTCGAGGGGCAGGGCAACAACTACCAGGTGGTGGCCCCGTCCGACTCCGGCTTGCTCAGTCAGGTGGCGGGTTGGCAGTGGACCCTGCTGGGGGCGCTGTTGCTGCTGAGCCTGATGACCAGCTACTACATCATGACCTTTATTGGCGGCGCCATGTTCAGTACCTATAAGGCGTTGAATAACTTGGCAGACGGCGATCTGGTTCAGCGTCTTAACTACTTCCCGGTGCGGGATGAGTTCAGCCTGTTGGCGATCACCATAGATAAGGTGACCGAGCGGGAGCAGCAACTGGTGCTGGAGATGAAGAACGCCGCGTCCCTGTTGACCAGCATCGGCAATGAACTGGCCGCCATGAGTCAGCAGTCCGAGGTATTGGCGGAGGATCAGCAGTCTCAGATCGATGGTCTGGCCGGTGCCAGCGTCGAGATGGAAGCCTCCATCCGCGAAGTGGCCGCACACTCAGAAGACTCCTCCACCCTGACCCAGGACGCGGCTCAGGCCTCCAACCAGGGCCAGCAGAAGGTGGACCAGACCCGCGGCGCCATCGCCAGCCTGGCCAGGGAGATTGAACAGGCCCAACGCGCCGTGACCGATCTGGATGCCAGCACGGTGGAGATTGGCAAGGTGCTGACCACCATCAACGCCATCAGTGAACAGACTAACTTGTTGGCCCTGAACGCGGCCATCGAGGCCGCCCGTGCCGGCGAGCAGGGGCGGGGCTTTGCGGTGGTGGCCGATGAGGTGCGTACCCTGGCCAGCAGCACCCAGCAGGCAACCGTGGAAATTCAGGGAATGGTGGAAGGGTTGCAGAACCACAGCAAGGGGCTGTTGCAGGTGACCGAGAGCACGGTGAGCAATGCCCACCAGAGCCAGGAACTGATGTCCGCCGTCCACGGTGAGATTGAGCAGATCAGCGGTCTGAATGTTACCATCTCCGATCGCAGTGCCGAGATTGCCGCTGCGGCCACTCAGCAGGGCAGCGTGGCCGCAGAGATCGCCGCCAGCCTGGAGCGGGTGCGGGCCCAGTCCCATGAAGTGGTGGGGATGATCCGCGACAGTGCCTCCAACGTGGAGCGCATTGCCCAGCAGGCGACGGTGATTGAGGGACTGGTGAAAGACCTCAAGGCCTAA
- a CDS encoding cryptochrome/photolyase family protein, translating into MTPTLRLILGDQLNTHHSWFQQVEPNCLYLLAELKQETGYVRHHIQKVAAIFLAMEAFARHLKAQGHQVLHLTLDDTQRFDTLPQLLMHHCALHEVSRLQYQTPDEFRLEQQLAQMRLPGIEVESVESEHFLLPRSAIADYFPADRPLKMETFYRRMRREQRLLMDGDKPQGGQWNFDARNRNPISDMEALAVPSPCLFANDCHSTLARLKRHGVDTLGHCPEQLIWPVTRLQSLQQLQHFCRYLLPHFGQFQDALTETGPHAWTLYHARLSFALNTKMLHPMEVIRAAIAAHEHHPQEIGLAQVEGFVRQILGWREYVRGIYWSRMPDYERLNSLDATRSLPAWFWNGDTRMRCLSQAIGQSLNYGYAHHIQRLMVTGTFCLLAGIDPDEVDRWYLGIYVDAFQWVELPNTRGMSQYADGGVLATKPYAASANYLNKMGNHCRQCAYDPKAKVGDNACPYNSLYWHFINRHSDRFAHHPRMGMIYRHWFGMDPQQQEAVLAQAEQYLGNLEDL; encoded by the coding sequence ATGACACCCACGCTCAGGCTGATCCTCGGGGATCAACTCAATACCCACCACTCCTGGTTCCAGCAGGTGGAGCCCAACTGCCTCTACCTGCTGGCGGAGCTGAAACAGGAAACCGGCTACGTCCGTCATCACATCCAAAAGGTGGCGGCCATCTTCCTGGCCATGGAGGCCTTTGCCCGTCACCTCAAGGCCCAGGGTCATCAGGTGCTGCACCTGACTCTGGACGACACCCAGAGATTTGACACCCTGCCCCAGTTACTGATGCACCACTGTGCCCTCCATGAGGTCTCCAGGCTGCAGTACCAGACTCCCGATGAGTTTCGCCTGGAGCAGCAACTGGCCCAGATGCGCCTGCCGGGGATAGAGGTGGAATCGGTGGAGAGCGAGCACTTTCTTCTGCCCAGAAGCGCCATAGCCGACTACTTTCCGGCGGATCGCCCGCTGAAGATGGAAACCTTCTACCGCCGGATGCGACGAGAGCAGCGCCTGTTGATGGACGGGGACAAGCCCCAGGGCGGCCAGTGGAACTTTGACGCCCGCAACCGCAATCCCATCAGCGACATGGAAGCCCTGGCGGTGCCCAGCCCCTGCCTGTTTGCCAATGACTGTCACTCCACCCTGGCACGCCTAAAGCGGCACGGCGTCGACACCCTGGGACACTGCCCTGAGCAGCTGATCTGGCCAGTAACCCGGCTGCAGTCGCTGCAGCAACTCCAGCATTTCTGCCGCTACCTGCTGCCCCACTTCGGGCAGTTTCAGGACGCCCTGACGGAAACCGGCCCCCATGCCTGGACCCTGTATCACGCCAGGCTCTCCTTTGCCCTCAACACCAAGATGCTGCACCCCATGGAGGTGATCCGCGCCGCCATCGCCGCCCATGAGCACCACCCACAGGAGATCGGTCTGGCTCAGGTGGAGGGGTTCGTCCGTCAGATCCTCGGCTGGCGCGAGTATGTCAGGGGGATCTACTGGAGCCGCATGCCAGACTATGAACGGCTCAATAGCCTGGATGCCACCCGCTCCCTGCCCGCCTGGTTCTGGAACGGGGACACCCGGATGCGCTGCCTGTCTCAGGCCATAGGCCAGTCACTGAATTACGGCTATGCCCACCACATTCAGCGACTGATGGTCACCGGCACCTTCTGCCTGCTGGCGGGCATCGACCCGGACGAGGTGGACCGGTGGTACCTGGGGATCTATGTCGATGCCTTCCAGTGGGTGGAACTGCCCAATACCCGGGGGATGAGCCAGTACGCCGATGGTGGGGTGCTGGCCACCAAGCCCTACGCCGCCAGTGCCAACTATCTCAATAAGATGGGCAACCATTGCCGCCAGTGTGCCTACGATCCCAAGGCCAAGGTGGGGGACAACGCCTGCCCCTACAACAGCCTCTACTGGCACTTCATCAACCGCCACAGCGACCGCTTCGCTCACCACCCCAGGATGGGAATGATCTACCGACACTGGTTCGGCATGGACCCACAGCAGCAGGAAGCGGTACTGGCTCAGGCGGAGCAGTACTTAGGCAACCTTGAGGATCTCTGA
- the htpG gene encoding molecular chaperone HtpG, with protein sequence MSVQQETHGFQTEVSQLLKLMTHSLYSNKEIFLRELVSNAADAADKLRYRALSDADLYQGDGELRVRLSVDTDAGTLTISDNGIGMTRDEVIEHLGTIAKSGTADFFSQLSGDAAKDSQLIGQFGVGFYSAFIVADRVTVRSRAAGFDADAGVQWESAGEGDFTVANIEKAQRGTDIILHLRDEEKEFLDEWRLKSIIGKYSDHISIPVEMWQEGEPEREQDGETIPATEGQWSGVNKATALWTRNKSDISEEEYQEFYKHVAHDFEDPLAWVHNKVEGKQEYTSLLYIPGRAPFDLWNRERQQGLKLYVQRVFIMDDAEQFMPQYLRFVKGLLDSNDLPLNVSREILQDNKVTQSLRSALTKRVLTMLERMASNDAEKYQKFWGEFGNVLKEGPAEDQGNKEKIAKLLRFASTHNDTSAETVSLEEYLSRAIEGQEKVYYIVADSYQAAKNSPHLELLRKKGIEVLLMSERIDEWLMSHLTEFDGKQFVSVTQGDLQLPESDEEKAEAEKQAQEHQALLTRFQESLGDKVKEVKVSQRLTDSPSCIVTSDQDMSSQMVKMMKAMGQEVPEVKPVFELNLEHPLVAKLEQEQDEERFGKWAELLLSQAMLAERGSLEDPSQFVAQMNSLWLELSK encoded by the coding sequence ATGTCCGTGCAACAGGAAACCCATGGTTTTCAGACCGAAGTGTCCCAGCTTCTGAAGCTGATGACCCACTCTCTGTATTCCAACAAGGAAATCTTCTTGCGCGAGCTGGTGTCCAACGCCGCCGACGCCGCCGATAAACTGCGCTACCGCGCCCTGTCCGACGCCGACCTGTATCAGGGCGACGGCGAACTGCGGGTTCGCCTGAGCGTCGACACCGATGCCGGTACCCTGACCATCAGCGACAACGGCATCGGCATGACCCGCGACGAGGTGATTGAGCACCTGGGCACCATCGCCAAATCCGGCACCGCCGACTTCTTCTCCCAGCTCTCCGGAGACGCCGCCAAAGACTCCCAGTTGATTGGCCAGTTCGGCGTGGGTTTCTACTCCGCCTTTATCGTGGCCGACAGGGTGACCGTTCGCTCCCGCGCCGCGGGCTTCGATGCCGACGCCGGTGTCCAGTGGGAGTCCGCCGGTGAGGGTGACTTCACCGTGGCCAACATCGAGAAGGCCCAGCGCGGTACTGACATCATCCTGCACCTGCGGGATGAGGAGAAGGAGTTCCTGGATGAGTGGCGCCTGAAGTCCATCATCGGTAAATACTCTGATCACATCTCCATCCCGGTGGAGATGTGGCAGGAGGGCGAGCCTGAGCGTGAGCAGGATGGCGAGACCATCCCCGCCACCGAGGGCCAGTGGAGCGGGGTGAACAAGGCCACCGCCCTGTGGACCCGCAACAAGTCCGATATTTCCGAGGAGGAGTATCAGGAGTTCTACAAGCACGTCGCCCACGACTTTGAGGATCCCCTGGCCTGGGTACACAACAAGGTTGAGGGTAAGCAGGAGTACACCTCTCTGCTGTACATCCCTGGCCGTGCCCCCTTTGACCTGTGGAACCGTGAGCGTCAGCAGGGACTGAAGCTCTACGTGCAGCGGGTGTTCATCATGGACGACGCCGAGCAGTTTATGCCTCAGTACCTGCGTTTCGTCAAAGGCCTGCTCGATTCCAATGACCTGCCGCTGAACGTCTCCCGTGAGATTCTGCAGGACAACAAGGTAACCCAGAGCCTGCGCAGCGCCCTGACCAAGCGGGTGCTGACCATGCTGGAGCGTATGGCCTCCAACGATGCCGAGAAGTACCAGAAGTTCTGGGGCGAGTTCGGTAACGTGCTGAAAGAGGGCCCGGCCGAGGACCAGGGCAACAAGGAGAAGATCGCCAAGTTGCTGCGCTTTGCCTCGACTCACAACGACACCAGCGCCGAGACCGTCTCCCTGGAGGAGTACCTGAGCCGCGCCATCGAAGGCCAGGAGAAGGTCTACTACATCGTTGCCGACAGCTACCAGGCGGCCAAGAACAGCCCCCACCTGGAGCTGCTGCGTAAGAAGGGCATCGAAGTGCTGCTGATGTCCGAGCGCATCGATGAGTGGCTGATGAGCCACCTGACCGAGTTTGACGGCAAGCAGTTCGTCTCCGTCACCCAGGGTGACCTGCAGCTGCCTGAGTCCGACGAGGAGAAGGCCGAGGCCGAGAAGCAGGCCCAGGAGCACCAAGCGCTGCTGACCCGTTTCCAGGAGTCTCTGGGTGACAAGGTGAAGGAGGTGAAAGTCTCCCAGCGCCTGACCGATTCCCCCTCCTGCATCGTGACCTCTGATCAGGATATGTCCAGTCAGATGGTGAAGATGATGAAGGCGATGGGCCAGGAGGTACCGGAGGTGAAGCCGGTGTTCGAACTGAACCTGGAGCACCCCCTGGTGGCCAAGCTGGAGCAGGAGCAGGATGAGGAGCGTTTTGGCAAGTGGGCCGAACTGCTGCTGTCCCAGGCGATGCTGGCGGAGCGCGGCAGCCTGGAGGATCCCTCCCAGTTCGTGGCCCAGATGAACAGCCTGTGGCTGGAACTGTCCAAGTAA
- the hemH gene encoding ferrochelatase: MDKSTTGVLLVNLGTPEAPTPSAVRAFLKQFLSDPRVVDLPRWQWWPILNGIVLTFRPKKVAKAYQSVWQEQGSPLMVISLEQQKALEARLEQDMGVKVPVALGMTYGSPSLSDGLESLKAQGCDKVVVLPLFPQYSCSTTGAVFDGLAAEFAKMRTIPHTRLVRDYHDHPAYISALAGSIQAHWNKKGRGQKLLLSFHGVPKRFVDEGDIYQSQCLRTAELVAERLGLSPGQWMACFQSRFGKEEWLTPYTDETLEALPKQGVTAIDIITPAFSVDCLETLEEIAIEGKEEFMEAGGKAYQFIPCLNAEPDHIQMMSELIQAEMQSW; this comes from the coding sequence ATGGACAAGAGCACTACCGGCGTTCTGCTGGTTAACCTGGGGACACCCGAAGCCCCGACTCCCAGCGCGGTTCGCGCCTTCCTCAAGCAGTTTCTCAGCGACCCCCGAGTGGTGGATCTGCCTCGCTGGCAGTGGTGGCCCATTCTCAACGGTATCGTGCTGACCTTCCGCCCCAAGAAAGTGGCCAAAGCCTATCAGTCCGTGTGGCAGGAGCAGGGCTCGCCGCTGATGGTGATCTCCCTGGAGCAGCAGAAGGCTCTGGAAGCCAGGCTGGAGCAGGACATGGGCGTTAAGGTGCCGGTGGCCCTGGGGATGACCTATGGCTCTCCCTCCCTCAGCGATGGTCTGGAGAGCCTCAAGGCTCAAGGGTGTGACAAGGTGGTGGTGCTGCCGCTGTTTCCCCAGTACTCCTGCTCCACCACAGGCGCGGTGTTCGACGGCCTGGCGGCGGAGTTTGCCAAGATGCGCACCATTCCCCACACCCGCCTGGTGCGCGACTACCATGACCATCCGGCCTACATCAGTGCCCTGGCCGGCAGCATTCAGGCTCACTGGAACAAGAAGGGCCGCGGCCAGAAGCTGCTGCTCTCCTTCCACGGCGTGCCCAAACGCTTCGTCGATGAGGGCGACATCTACCAGAGCCAGTGCCTGCGCACCGCCGAGCTGGTGGCCGAGCGCCTTGGGTTGTCCCCGGGGCAGTGGATGGCCTGTTTCCAGAGCCGCTTTGGCAAGGAGGAGTGGCTGACCCCCTACACAGACGAGACCCTGGAAGCCCTGCCCAAGCAGGGGGTGACCGCCATCGACATCATCACCCCGGCCTTCTCCGTCGACTGTCTCGAGACCCTGGAGGAGATCGCCATCGAGGGCAAAGAGGAGTTTATGGAGGCGGGCGGCAAGGCGTATCAGTTTATCCCCTGTCTCAATGCGGAGCCGGATCACATCCAGATGATGTCTGAGTTGATCCAGGCCGAGATGCAGAGCTGGTAA
- a CDS encoding inosine/guanosine kinase: MKFPGQRKSKHYFPVDARDPLTNELNPVIRPKNIHITGIDQTLVDIEAKVDDDFIARHGLRKGNSMLIDDAAAHALYEELKGKALVTNEFAGGTIGNTLHNYSTLADDRSVLFGVMSRNILIGSYAYRYLSATSSRVDLNHLEPVDGPIGRCFTLISQCGERTFAISKGAMDKLTPGFIDKTLVQSGAALVLTAYLMRAGDDPITDAAMTAIAYAKEAGVPVVLTLGTRFLIEEDPQWWQEFINDHVDVLAMNEEEAEALTGKRDILLACDQTLEWCDLVLCTAGPAGLYMAGYSSDEVKRPTSHTLLPGSIPEFNQYEFSRPMRKEDCEQPLKVFSHIAPFMGGPEKIRNTNGAGDGALSALLHDMAANFYHKKNLPTSSKHRYDGLCYSSFSQICKYANRVSYEVLAQHSPRLSRALPEREDSLEEAYWER, encoded by the coding sequence ATGAAATTCCCTGGCCAACGCAAGTCAAAGCACTATTTTCCAGTTGATGCCCGTGATCCGCTGACCAATGAACTGAATCCGGTCATTCGTCCCAAGAACATCCACATTACCGGCATCGACCAGACCCTGGTGGACATCGAAGCCAAGGTCGACGACGACTTTATCGCCCGCCACGGACTGCGCAAAGGCAACTCCATGCTGATCGACGACGCCGCCGCTCACGCGCTCTACGAGGAGCTCAAGGGCAAGGCGCTGGTCACCAACGAGTTCGCCGGTGGCACCATCGGCAATACCCTGCACAACTACTCCACCCTGGCGGATGACCGCTCGGTGCTGTTTGGGGTGATGAGCCGCAATATTCTGATTGGCAGTTACGCCTACCGCTACCTGAGCGCCACCTCCAGCCGGGTGGACTTGAACCACCTGGAGCCGGTGGACGGCCCCATCGGTCGTTGTTTTACCCTGATCAGCCAGTGCGGTGAGCGTACCTTCGCCATCTCCAAGGGCGCCATGGATAAGCTGACCCCGGGGTTCATCGATAAGACCCTGGTGCAAAGCGGTGCCGCCCTGGTGTTGACCGCCTACCTGATGCGTGCCGGCGACGACCCCATTACCGACGCCGCCATGACCGCCATCGCCTACGCCAAAGAGGCGGGCGTGCCTGTGGTGCTGACTCTGGGTACCCGCTTCCTGATTGAAGAGGATCCTCAGTGGTGGCAGGAGTTCATCAACGACCATGTGGACGTGCTGGCGATGAACGAGGAGGAGGCGGAAGCCCTGACCGGTAAGCGGGACATCCTGCTGGCCTGTGATCAGACCCTGGAGTGGTGTGATCTGGTGCTGTGCACCGCGGGTCCTGCCGGCCTCTACATGGCGGGTTACTCCAGCGACGAGGTGAAGCGCCCCACCAGCCACACCCTGCTGCCGGGCTCCATCCCCGAGTTCAACCAGTACGAGTTCTCCCGCCCCATGCGCAAAGAGGACTGTGAGCAGCCGCTGAAGGTGTTCTCCCACATCGCTCCCTTCATGGGTGGCCCGGAGAAGATCCGCAACACCAACGGTGCCGGTGACGGCGCCCTGTCTGCCCTGCTGCACGACATGGCGGCCAACTTCTATCACAAGAAGAACCTGCCCACCTCCAGCAAGCATCGTTATGACGGGCTGTGTTACTCCTCCTTCTCTCAGATCTGCAAGTACGCCAACCGGGTGAGCTACGAGGTGCTGGCTCAGCACTCTCCGCGTCTGTCCCGGGCGCTGCCTGAGCGTGAGGACAGCCTGGAAGAGGCCTACTGGGAACGGTAA
- a CDS encoding tetratricopeptide repeat protein: MQQQAQILEANAQNIQQLVDQSMDRPVVLNFFSEQAPECQPVTALLTRLATERAGQFILANVNCDTQMELAGYFRIQALPTVLVLSKGQSVDGFAGPQPDAMVEQMLEKHLPKLWQLKLEQAKALAEQKLWDEALPLLRDALALEENSEVKLALAEAYLQLGRPGEAEVLLETIPMADQDSQYRVLMAQLELAQQAADTPEIRALQSKLEANPDQPEVVVELAVALNQAGRQEESLEALFALLKGNMTAADGEARRVFMDIVNALGQGDPVANQYRRKLYSLLY; this comes from the coding sequence ATGCAACAGCAAGCACAGATCCTCGAAGCGAACGCCCAGAACATTCAGCAGTTGGTGGACCAGTCCATGGACCGCCCTGTGGTGCTGAACTTCTTCTCTGAACAGGCGCCAGAGTGCCAGCCGGTGACCGCCCTGCTGACCCGTCTGGCCACCGAGCGCGCCGGCCAGTTCATCCTGGCCAACGTCAACTGTGATACTCAGATGGAGCTGGCGGGCTATTTCCGCATTCAGGCGCTGCCCACGGTGCTGGTGCTCAGCAAGGGCCAGAGCGTCGACGGCTTCGCCGGCCCCCAGCCGGACGCCATGGTGGAGCAGATGCTGGAGAAGCACCTGCCCAAGTTGTGGCAGCTGAAACTGGAGCAGGCCAAGGCTCTGGCAGAGCAAAAACTGTGGGATGAGGCTTTGCCTCTGCTGCGCGATGCCCTGGCTCTGGAGGAGAACAGCGAGGTCAAGCTGGCCCTGGCGGAAGCCTATCTGCAGTTGGGGCGTCCCGGCGAAGCGGAAGTGCTGCTCGAGACCATTCCCATGGCGGATCAGGACAGCCAGTACCGGGTGCTGATGGCTCAACTGGAGCTGGCTCAGCAGGCGGCGGACACCCCGGAGATCCGGGCATTGCAGTCCAAGCTCGAAGCCAACCCGGATCAGCCAGAGGTGGTGGTGGAGCTGGCGGTGGCCCTGAATCAGGCGGGCCGTCAGGAGGAGTCTCTGGAGGCGCTGTTTGCCCTGCTCAAGGGCAACATGACCGCCGCCGACGGCGAAGCCCGGCGAGTTTTCATGGACATAGTCAACGCATTGGGGCAGGGCGACCCTGTGGCCAATCAATACCGCAGAAAATTGTACAGCCTGTTGTATTAG